In a genomic window of Pristis pectinata isolate sPriPec2 chromosome 32, sPriPec2.1.pri, whole genome shotgun sequence:
- the insyn1 gene encoding inhibitory synaptic factor 1 — MSSRVGAPQESSETSPQPSVREAIRNRMKMVIDQLEVILEELKAVAKELKEVVKQIDKLTSDFDFELEPDDWTIATISSTSSSDTTRNHERCGALSDYGQLGFLTPDILSDSWEFCSFLELPPEAPKGDPGGDDKELLATPSEPDYRLMNGGLIPNGPTGCGPDSSSEETISGAPCHKTLPRTSGTRERVRFSDKVLYHALCCDDEEEEQEESNTPTTGTATTAGEGVDRVRREAPKSPSSASNSRPHSHPPTVTAKSNPSTRKKVMRNNSTQTVSHKSTQTLLSYGPCKTQPDSKKGDTK, encoded by the exons ATGTCATCGAGGGTCGGTGCTCCCCAGGAGTCCAGTGAAACCTCCCCACAGCCCTCGGTCAGAGAAGCGATCCGAAACCGCATGAAAATGGTCATCGATCAGTTGGAAGTTATCCTTGAGGAGCTGAAAGCGGTGGCCAAGGAACTGAAGGAG GTAGTGAAACAGATTGACAAGCTGACATCTGATTTTGATTTTGAGTTGGAGCCAGATGATTGGACAATTGCCACAATAAGCAGCACCTCCAGCAGTGACACCACCAGGAACCATGAACGATGTGGGGCTTTGTCTGACTATGGGCAGCTGGGCTTCCTCACACCAGACATCCTTTCGGACAGCTGGGAGTTTTGTTCTTTTTTGGAGCTGCCACCAGAGGCACCCAAGGGTGACCCAGGAGGGGATGACAAGGAACTCCTGGCCACCCCGTCAGAGCCGGACTACAGGTTGATGAATGGAGGGTTAATCCCTAACGGTCCAACAGGCTGTGGCCCTGACTCATCTAGCGAGGAGACCATCAGTGGTGCCCCCTGTCACAAGACCCTCCCGAGGACCTCAGGCACCAGGGAGAGAGTGCGCTTCAGCGACAAGGTCCTCTATCACGCCCTCTGCTGcgatgatgaggaggaggagcaggaggagagcaACACACCAACCACGGGCACTGCCACCACCGCGGGTGAAGGTGTTGACAGGGTCAGGAGAGAGGCCCCCAAGTCGCCGTCCTCCGCCTCCAACTCGCGTCCGCACAGCCATCCTCCCACAGTCACAGCCAAAAGCAATCCCTCGACTCGGAAAAAAGTCATGAGGAATAACAGCACACAGACAGTGTCCCACAAAAGCACTCAGACGCTCCTGTCCTATGGGCCCTGTAAAACGCAACCGGACTCAAAGAAAGGAGACACTAAGTAg